From Saimiri boliviensis isolate mSaiBol1 chromosome 9, mSaiBol1.pri, whole genome shotgun sequence, a single genomic window includes:
- the EPM2AIP1 gene encoding EPM2A-interacting protein 1, with amino-acid sequence MWMTPKRSKMEVDEALVFRPEWTQRYLVVEPPEGNGALCLVCRRLIVATRERDVRRHYEAEHEYYERYVADGERAALVERLRQGELPVASLTPEERAARAGLGLCRLLALKGRGWGEGDFVHQCMEVLLREVLPEHASVLQGIDLSPESARQRILSIDRNLRSQLFNRARDFKAYSLALDDQAFVAYENYLLVFIRGVGAELDVQEDLLTIINLTHHFSVGALMSAILEALQTAGLSLQRMVGLTTTHTLRMIGENSGLVSYMREKAVSPNCWNVIHYSGFLHLELLSSYDVDVNQIINTISEWIVLIKTRGVRRPEFQTLLTESESEHGERVNGRCLNNWLRRGKTLKLIFSLRKEMEAFLVSVGATTVHFSDKQWLCDFGFLVDIMEHLRVLSEELRVSKVFAAAAFDHICTFEVKLNLFQRHIEEKNLTDFPALKEVVDELKQQNKEDQKIFDPDRYQMVICRLQKEFERHFKDLRFIKKDLELFSNPFNFKPEYAPISVRVELTKLQANTNLWNEYRIKDLGQFYAGLSAESYPIIKGVACKVASLFDSNQICEKAFSYLTRNQHTLSQPLTDEHLQALFRVATTEMEPSWDDLVRERNESNP; translated from the coding sequence ATGTGGATGACGCCCAAAAGAAGCAAGATGGAAGTCGACGAGGCTCTAGTTTTCCGGCCGGAGTGGACCCAGCGTTACTTGGTTGTGGAGCCTCCGGAGGGTAACGGGGCCCTGTGCCTGGTCTGTCGCCGCCTCATCGTAGCTACCCGCGAACGCGACGTCAGGCGCCACTACGAGGCCGAGCACGAATACTACGAGCGGTATGTGGCGGACGGCGAGCGCGCGGCCCTGGTGGAACGTCTGCGTCAGGGCGAGTTGCCCGTGGCCTCGCTCACTCCTGAAGAGAGAGCTGCTCGTGCAGGCCTCGGGCTCTGCCGCCTGCTGGCCTTGAAGGGTCGCGGTTGGGGTGAGGGGGACTTTGTACACCAGTGCATGGAGGTGCTGCTGCGAGAGGTGCTGCCCGAGCATGCGAGCGTCCTGCAAGGCATTGACTTGTCTCCGGAGAGCGCGAGGCAGAGGATCCTGAGCATTGACAGGAATCTGCGCAGTCAGCTTTTTAACCGAGCCAGGGACTTTAAGGCCTATTCTCTTGCCTTGGACGACCAGGCTTTTGTGGCCTATGAGAACTACCTCTTGGTCTTTATCCGCGGGGTGGGCGCCGAGCTGGACGTGCAAGAAGATCTCCTGACCATCATCAACCTGACTCATCATTTCAGCGTCGGGGCACTCATGTCGGCAATCCTAGAGGCCCTGCAGACAGCAGGGCTCAGCTTGCAGAGAATGGTTGGACTCACCACGACGCATACTTTGAGGATGATCGGTGAGAACTCGGGACTCGTCTCGTACATGAGAGAAAAGGCTGTGAGCCCCAACTGTTGGAATGTGATTCATTATTCGGGATTTCTTCACTTGGAACTCTTGAGCTCCTATGATGTAGATGTGAATCAGATCATAAATACCATCTCCGAATGGATAGTTTTGATTAAGACCAGAGGTGTTAGGCGACCTGAATTTCAGACTTTGCTAACTGAATCTGAATCAGAGCATGGTGAAAGGGTTAATGGACGATGTCTGAACAATTGGCTTAGAAGAGGGAAAACTTTAAAACTAATATTCTCTCTAAGAAAAGAGATGGAAGCGTTCTTGGTTTCAGTAGGGGCAACAACAGTCCACTTCTCAGACAAACAATGGCTTTGTGACTTTGGCTTCTTGGTAGATATTATGGAACACCTTCGAGTACTCAGTGAAGAATTACGAGTTAGTAAGGTCTTTGCTGCTGCCGCCTTTGAccatatttgtacttttgaagTTAAGCTGAATTTATTTCAAAGACatattgaggaaaaaaatctaacagaCTTTCCTGCCCTCAAAGAAGTTGTTGATGAGCTAAAACAGCAAAATAAGGAAgatcaaaaaatatttgatccTGATAGGTATCAAATGGTGATCTGTCGTCTACAAAAAGAATTTGAGAGACACTTTAAGGACCTCAGGTTCATTAAAAAGGACTTAGAACTGTTTTCAAATCCATTTAACTTTAAACCTGAATATGCACCTATTTCAGTGAGAGTGGAGCTAACAAAACTTCAGGCAAACACTAATCTTTGGAATGAATACAGAATCAAAGACTTAGGGCAGTTTTATGCGGGATTGTCTGCTGAATCTTACCCAATTATCAAAGGGGTTGCCTGTAAGGTGGCATCCTTGTTTGATAGTAACCAAATCTGCGAAAAGGCTTTTTCATATTTGACTCGAAACCAACACACTTTGAGTCAGCCATTGACAGATGAGCATCTCCAAGCCCTGTTTCGGGTTGCCACAACTGAAATGGAGCCCAGTTGGGATGATCttgtgagagaaagaaatgaatcgAATCCATAA